Proteins encoded in a region of the Synechococcus sp. BIOS-U3-1 genome:
- the rpmF gene encoding 50S ribosomal protein L32, translated as MAVPKKKTSKSKRNQRHAVWKAKAATAAQRALSIGKSVLSGRAQGFVYPVAEEDEAES; from the coding sequence ATGGCCGTCCCGAAGAAGAAGACCTCGAAAAGCAAGCGCAACCAGCGTCATGCTGTTTGGAAGGCCAAGGCAGCCACTGCGGCGCAGCGTGCTCTCTCCATCGGCAAGTCAGTGCTGAGTGGTCGTGCCCAGGGCTTCGTCTACCCCGTGGCTGAAGAGGACGAGGCTGAAAGCTGA
- a CDS encoding kinase — MSVPQDIPDGLSLLLTSLNWSNVDDWWKRWEHVGGVNLARHQWSVPVVDSWIAFVGLPLLSRVESALLQGERVLLGISALPGCGKSTLCGWVKFASQQLGWPVEHLSLDDFYWPAPQLDNSMQGNPWCVPRALPGSHDTRGMLHALQSWKENGQIVAPRFDKSLRNGRGDRVGSSSSRPDVVLLEGWFLGVTPLPSIETEILEGLSEQELAWRSKAVSSLADYQEIWTLLDDLWHLRAVRSDVSSRWKRQQLITLERQCGVSYRASDLADFNRMVLAALPPSWLRNLPLSSAVIDLTESRDVREIQVMKSQLSASSSSATG; from the coding sequence ATGTCAGTGCCCCAGGACATTCCTGATGGACTATCGCTTCTCCTGACAAGCCTCAACTGGTCCAACGTGGATGATTGGTGGAAACGATGGGAGCACGTTGGCGGCGTGAACCTTGCCAGACATCAGTGGTCGGTTCCAGTTGTGGACAGCTGGATTGCTTTCGTAGGTCTGCCATTACTGAGCCGAGTTGAGTCGGCTCTGCTTCAGGGAGAACGTGTTCTTCTCGGTATCAGCGCTCTTCCTGGTTGCGGTAAATCGACCCTTTGTGGCTGGGTCAAATTCGCGTCTCAACAACTGGGCTGGCCGGTTGAACATCTTTCGCTTGATGATTTTTATTGGCCTGCTCCGCAGCTGGATAACAGCATGCAGGGCAATCCCTGGTGTGTCCCGCGAGCTCTTCCAGGAAGCCACGACACTCGTGGGATGCTGCACGCACTTCAATCTTGGAAAGAGAACGGGCAGATCGTGGCCCCACGTTTTGACAAATCACTCCGCAATGGACGCGGTGATCGAGTCGGAAGCAGCAGTTCACGACCCGATGTAGTGCTGTTGGAAGGCTGGTTTCTGGGGGTAACTCCACTCCCCTCGATTGAAACCGAGATCCTTGAAGGATTATCAGAGCAGGAGCTTGCATGGCGCTCCAAAGCCGTTTCCTCGCTAGCCGACTACCAGGAGATCTGGACACTTCTTGATGATCTCTGGCATCTGCGCGCTGTTCGGAGCGACGTATCGTCGCGCTGGAAACGGCAGCAACTGATCACCTTGGAGAGGCAGTGCGGGGTGAGCTACCGCGCGAGTGACCTCGCCGACTTCAACCGCATGGTGCTCGCCGCACTGCCACCAAGCTGGTTACGAAACCTTCCCCTAAGCAGTGCGGTCATCGATCTCACGGAATCACGCGATGTTCGCGAGATCCAAGTGATGAAGAGTCAGCTTTCAGCCTCGTCCTCTTCAGCCACGGGGTAG
- a CDS encoding DUF565 domain-containing protein, whose amino-acid sequence MTLQATRYEQLQRRIGRQLNQTLVGPWRRRSVGVLALLFGFLIGSNVTMYWFQRSGQNRPAAVLAMVLILELIVRLRSKVRPGPWPLPWLALDNLRIGTVYAVVLEAYKLGS is encoded by the coding sequence ATGACCCTTCAGGCCACTCGCTACGAGCAGTTGCAGCGCCGGATTGGTAGGCAATTGAACCAGACACTTGTCGGTCCCTGGAGACGACGCAGTGTTGGAGTTCTTGCTCTGTTGTTCGGCTTCCTTATCGGCAGCAATGTGACCATGTACTGGTTTCAGAGGAGTGGTCAGAACCGTCCTGCTGCGGTGCTGGCAATGGTGCTCATCCTTGAGCTGATTGTTCGCCTGCGCAGCAAAGTCCGACCGGGCCCATGGCCGCTCCCCTGGCTAGCCCTAGACAACTTGCGCATCGGCACGGTCTATGCCGTTGTGCTTGAGGCTTACAAGCTTGGATCTTGA
- a CDS encoding HAD-IA family hydrolase, translating to MPRLEAVFWDVDGTLADTELNGHRPAFNQAFSDCGLSWNWNEQLYSELLSIPGGLQRMKCYAERIGQPIDQGLLERLRRSKQQHYLKIVSSGVVTLRPGVSRLLQELNRASVQQWIVTSSGLASVQALLKSLPSELTGIFDGMVTADDVDRHKPHPAPYRLALELSGSDQGAVVVFEDSSPGLQSAHAAGLRCLLTPSPWDAELQTSGPHAEAVVDQLGDADQNARILSGPPCAAGRITLEYLELLLTVPSR from the coding sequence ATGCCCCGTTTAGAGGCTGTCTTCTGGGATGTGGATGGAACGCTTGCTGATACTGAGCTGAATGGGCATCGTCCTGCGTTCAATCAGGCGTTCTCAGACTGTGGCCTGAGTTGGAACTGGAATGAGCAGCTCTACTCCGAACTTCTGAGTATCCCCGGCGGACTTCAGCGTATGAAGTGTTATGCAGAACGAATAGGGCAGCCAATTGATCAGGGCCTATTAGAGCGATTGCGTCGATCAAAACAACAGCACTACCTCAAGATCGTTTCCTCTGGAGTGGTGACTCTTCGCCCTGGTGTCAGTCGACTTCTTCAGGAACTCAACAGAGCGTCGGTGCAGCAGTGGATTGTGACCAGCAGTGGTTTGGCTTCTGTTCAGGCCTTACTGAAGTCATTGCCAAGCGAATTGACCGGAATTTTCGATGGAATGGTGACTGCAGATGATGTCGACAGACACAAGCCTCATCCTGCCCCTTACCGACTGGCGCTTGAGTTGAGTGGATCAGATCAAGGGGCTGTTGTGGTTTTCGAAGATTCATCTCCTGGACTGCAATCTGCCCATGCCGCTGGTTTGCGCTGTCTTCTCACCCCATCCCCTTGGGATGCCGAGCTACAAACCAGTGGGCCTCATGCTGAGGCCGTTGTGGATCAGCTCGGAGATGCTGATCAGAACGCAAGAATCTTGAGCGGCCCCCCTTGTGCAGCGGGTCGGATCACGCTGGAGTACTTGGAGTTGCTGTTAACAGTCCCCTCGCGATGA